Proteins from one Pyrococcus kukulkanii genomic window:
- a CDS encoding aconitase X catalytic domain-containing protein has protein sequence MYLTKEEELALSGEYGPAVQKAMEILVVLGDIYNADRLIPIKSAQIAGVSYKNLGEYGMQFLKDFVDMGARVSVYTTLNPAGIGDEKFTEKQQEILDLYRAMGIEVTSTCTPYYGPNLPKFGDHLAWSESSAVSFANSVLGARTNREGGPSSLAAAIVGKTPNYGLHLEENRKATHIIKVETKVKGRVDYSILGYRVGEIVKDGIPYIRGVKPDVDDLKAMGASMAASGSVALYHVEEETPEWKVAINDNVEKITIDERDLQEVKERFSAEWREVDFISLGCPHASLREIKELVELLRMRDKPLKIPLFVTVSRSVKALADYLGYTEIIERYNGKLLSDVCLVVSPVDEWYSGVATNSGKAAFYFKSFGLNVRLDSLEKIIMEAP, from the coding sequence ATGTATCTGACCAAAGAGGAAGAGCTCGCACTTTCGGGAGAATACGGCCCAGCCGTTCAGAAAGCCATGGAAATTTTGGTGGTTCTCGGTGATATATACAACGCTGACAGATTAATTCCGATAAAAAGCGCCCAGATAGCTGGAGTTAGCTATAAGAACCTTGGGGAGTATGGAATGCAGTTCTTAAAGGACTTCGTTGACATGGGAGCCAGGGTTTCCGTATATACAACCTTAAATCCTGCAGGAATCGGGGATGAGAAGTTCACGGAAAAGCAGCAGGAAATTCTTGACCTATACAGGGCAATGGGCATTGAGGTAACTTCCACATGCACCCCTTACTATGGCCCAAACCTCCCCAAGTTCGGCGATCATCTTGCTTGGAGTGAAAGCTCAGCTGTAAGTTTCGCTAACTCCGTGTTGGGTGCGAGGACAAACAGAGAGGGAGGCCCCTCAAGCTTAGCCGCCGCGATAGTTGGGAAGACACCAAACTATGGCCTTCACTTGGAGGAGAACAGAAAGGCCACCCACATAATAAAGGTTGAGACAAAAGTGAAAGGTAGAGTAGACTACTCAATCTTAGGTTATAGAGTGGGAGAGATAGTGAAGGATGGTATCCCATACATAAGAGGGGTAAAGCCTGATGTCGATGATCTAAAGGCCATGGGGGCGAGCATGGCTGCGAGCGGTAGCGTTGCCCTGTACCACGTCGAAGAGGAGACCCCTGAATGGAAGGTGGCCATAAATGATAACGTTGAAAAGATAACAATTGATGAGAGGGATCTTCAAGAAGTTAAGGAGAGGTTCTCGGCCGAGTGGAGGGAGGTTGACTTCATCTCATTAGGATGCCCACATGCATCCCTCAGGGAGATCAAAGAGTTAGTGGAACTGCTGAGGATGAGGGATAAGCCCCTAAAGATTCCCCTTTTCGTAACTGTTAGCAGGTCTGTGAAAGCGTTGGCGGACTATCTAGGCTACACGGAGATAATTGAAAGGTACAACGGTAAATTATTAAGCGATGTCTGCCTTGTGGTGTCTCCAGTAGATGAGTGGTACTCTGGAGTAGCAACTAATAGCGGAAAGGCGGCGTTCTACTTTAAGTCGTTTGGTTTGAACGTTAGACTAGATAGCCTTGAAAAAATAATTATGGAGGCGCCATAA
- a CDS encoding DUF126 domain-containing protein, with product MKLKGKGIGKGIVEGEVIVSKKPLSFLGGVDPETGIITDAESDIKGESIKGKILAFPRGKGSTVGSYVIYALAKSGNGPKALIIEDAETIVTVGAIISGIPLVTGIDIKKLKTGMRVRVNAETGEVEIIGEGNL from the coding sequence ATGAAGTTAAAGGGGAAGGGCATAGGGAAAGGCATCGTCGAGGGAGAAGTCATAGTTTCGAAGAAGCCACTCTCATTTTTAGGTGGTGTGGATCCAGAAACTGGGATTATTACGGACGCTGAGAGCGATATAAAGGGTGAGAGCATAAAGGGGAAAATATTGGCCTTCCCTAGGGGAAAAGGGTCGACCGTCGGCTCTTATGTAATATATGCCCTAGCAAAGAGTGGTAATGGTCCTAAGGCATTAATCATCGAGGACGCAGAGACGATAGTGACAGTTGGCGCAATAATCTCTGGGATACCTCTCGTAACCGGGATAGATATTAAAAAGCTGAAAACCGGGATGAGGGTTAGGGTGAACGCCGAGACTGGGGAGGTGGAGATAATTGGCGAAGGGAATCTATGA
- a CDS encoding site-2 protease family protein yields the protein MAKGIYECIQCGHREVRDTTRPLLPGACPVCGGDMILVGYEVEIEGEESPRIEEELLKYYELGPLLERRGEVLVYEVISIKEENFEKVLREVEKLGYWIALKKRNGKVVLYVFPAQRVETKENPMIGILLFILTLLSTFFAGYVLSLNYIKTLEDLGIPGVKNVYLNALAFSVGIMAILGTHEMGHKIAATLHGVKSTFPYFIPFPSFIGTLGAVIRVKSPIPTRNAAIDLGVSGPIAGLLVAIPVTIVGLKLSAIVPMGYLKQNETVYFGTSILFYALTKLVLGNLGDNVGVILHPLAIAGWVGILVTFLNLMPAAQLDGGHVARALLPERIHRVLTYALGFLAIGLSYFWPGWLLWGLLILLMGRVGNPGALDEVTPLTLGRKMLAIVAVVIFIVSAVPIPFSS from the coding sequence TTGGCGAAGGGAATCTATGAGTGCATACAGTGTGGCCACAGGGAGGTTAGGGATACAACTCGACCCCTTCTCCCCGGTGCGTGCCCCGTGTGTGGGGGGGATATGATACTCGTCGGCTACGAGGTTGAGATAGAGGGAGAGGAGAGTCCTAGAATAGAGGAGGAATTATTGAAGTACTATGAACTGGGACCCCTCCTTGAGAGGAGGGGAGAAGTCTTAGTTTATGAAGTCATTTCGATAAAGGAGGAAAATTTTGAGAAAGTTCTAAGGGAGGTTGAAAAGCTCGGTTATTGGATAGCCTTGAAAAAAAGAAACGGAAAGGTAGTTCTCTATGTTTTTCCAGCCCAGAGAGTTGAAACTAAAGAAAACCCCATGATTGGTATTTTACTGTTCATTTTAACCTTACTTAGCACGTTTTTTGCAGGCTACGTTCTCTCCTTGAACTACATAAAGACCCTTGAAGATCTTGGTATTCCTGGGGTTAAAAATGTCTATCTGAACGCTTTAGCTTTTTCAGTAGGGATAATGGCGATCCTTGGCACTCATGAGATGGGGCACAAAATAGCGGCAACTCTTCATGGTGTTAAGTCAACGTTTCCCTACTTTATTCCATTTCCCTCCTTTATAGGAACCCTTGGGGCCGTGATAAGGGTAAAATCCCCAATTCCGACCAGAAACGCAGCTATAGATTTGGGAGTTAGCGGACCAATTGCAGGACTATTAGTGGCGATTCCCGTGACGATTGTGGGGCTTAAACTTTCTGCTATAGTTCCTATGGGATACCTCAAGCAGAATGAAACGGTGTACTTCGGAACAAGTATTTTATTCTACGCGCTTACTAAGCTAGTCTTAGGGAACCTTGGAGATAATGTTGGAGTAATCCTCCATCCACTAGCGATTGCGGGGTGGGTGGGGATACTGGTGACATTCCTGAACCTCATGCCTGCAGCTCAGCTGGATGGAGGTCACGTTGCAAGGGCATTACTGCCAGAAAGGATTCACAGGGTCTTAACATATGCTCTAGGGTTCCTTGCAATAGGGTTGAGCTACTTCTGGCCAGGATGGCTCCTGTGGGGTCTGCTCATCCTGCTGATGGGGAGGGTGGGTAATCCTGGAGCACTGGATGAAGTTACACCGTTGACGTTGGGAAGGAAAATGCTTGCAATAGTCGCCGTTGTCATATTTATAGTGTCAGCAGTTCCAATACCATTCTCAAGCTGA
- the cas6 gene encoding CRISPR-associated endoribonuclease Cas6 has product MRIEIKLLPLKDNAVLPFNYNYEVYTQILEKVNSIEPGLSKMLSSPHGYWTFSRIIVRKRRVLPEKGIEILSDDVSLYVSSSNEEIIRTIAEAVEKSPEFRIGEVTFLVGDIKAIKVKSVGRENMFSTLSPIVVRTIKFENGKLRHWDLYPHDDLFMDRLRKVMLLRYNEIMGYLPEDKEFKIEVLKFKPTRLMVGDSYIRGSLMVFRYLGSEEIAKFGYENGFGEKTRFGFGMVKLID; this is encoded by the coding sequence ATGAGAATAGAGATAAAACTGCTTCCTCTTAAAGATAATGCCGTTCTACCTTTTAATTACAATTATGAGGTCTACACTCAAATATTAGAGAAAGTGAATTCTATAGAGCCAGGTTTGTCGAAGATGCTTTCTTCTCCGCACGGATATTGGACGTTTTCTCGGATTATCGTGAGAAAGAGAAGGGTACTACCTGAAAAGGGCATTGAAATACTGTCAGACGATGTATCCCTCTACGTTTCATCATCCAACGAGGAGATAATTAGGACAATTGCTGAGGCCGTTGAGAAAAGTCCCGAGTTTAGAATAGGGGAGGTAACGTTTCTTGTTGGTGATATAAAGGCGATAAAAGTCAAGAGCGTAGGAAGGGAAAACATGTTCTCTACGCTGAGTCCAATAGTAGTAAGGACGATAAAGTTTGAGAATGGAAAGCTTAGACATTGGGATCTCTATCCTCATGATGACCTATTCATGGATAGACTGAGAAAGGTAATGCTCCTTCGCTATAACGAAATCATGGGGTATCTCCCAGAGGATAAGGAATTCAAGATAGAGGTGCTAAAGTTCAAGCCTACAAGGTTAATGGTTGGGGATTCCTATATTAGAGGATCGCTCATGGTATTTAGATACCTCGGTTCAGAGGAAATAGCAAAGTTTGGTTATGAAAATGGTTTTGGCGAAAAAACAAGGTTTGGCTTTGGAATGGTCAAGCTGATAGATTAA
- a CDS encoding MraY family glycosyltransferase, translating into MIEGLAFIFSLVLTYYIAKIMKKAGIVGKDVHKPYEAYVAEMGGISLVFSIALFGAVVESSQQILLIFLLMGLVGVIDDLTNLPQSHKVLLSALATLPLLMCFRREYIIIGPLKLQAPFIVPVIFWLYTIGSANLVNMLAGFNGLEVGTSAIIFFFLYLLSGDKLALVAFFASLGFLVWNRYPARVFPGDTGTLSLGALMAMIAIDNGLEFPLAIMLFPHAIDFLLKMRVKFKGKKMGGARLREDGTLSPPPYLSFLGLIMRMKRVREWELVLYVWIIEVLLGFIALNLSA; encoded by the coding sequence ATGATAGAGGGTTTGGCTTTCATATTCTCTCTTGTCCTCACCTATTACATCGCAAAGATCATGAAAAAAGCTGGGATAGTTGGCAAAGATGTTCATAAGCCATATGAGGCTTATGTTGCTGAGATGGGTGGAATCTCGTTAGTTTTTTCAATAGCACTTTTTGGAGCCGTTGTTGAATCCTCACAGCAAATTTTGCTCATCTTTCTTCTCATGGGACTAGTTGGGGTCATTGACGATCTAACTAACCTCCCTCAATCCCATAAGGTATTGCTTTCGGCCCTGGCAACCCTGCCACTCCTTATGTGCTTTAGGAGGGAGTACATCATAATAGGCCCCCTAAAACTCCAAGCCCCATTCATTGTCCCAGTAATATTCTGGCTGTATACGATAGGATCAGCAAACTTGGTGAACATGCTTGCAGGTTTTAATGGCTTAGAAGTTGGTACCTCGGCAATAATATTTTTCTTCCTTTATCTACTTTCAGGAGATAAACTAGCCTTAGTTGCCTTCTTTGCTTCCCTCGGATTCTTAGTATGGAACAGGTATCCTGCAAGGGTCTTTCCTGGTGACACAGGAACACTTTCCCTTGGCGCATTGATGGCCATGATAGCCATAGACAATGGGCTTGAGTTCCCATTGGCGATAATGTTGTTTCCCCACGCTATAGATTTCCTGCTGAAGATGAGGGTTAAGTTTAAAGGGAAAAAGATGGGAGGAGCAAGACTTAGGGAGGATGGCACCTTATCCCCACCACCATATCTATCCTTTTTGGGCCTGATAATGAGGATGAAAAGGGTCAGAGAGTGGGAGCTTGTACTCTACGTGTGGATAATTGAAGTCTTGCTTGGCTTTATAGCACTTAATCTATCAGCTTGA
- a CDS encoding HD domain-containing protein has translation MFKRIKTVARLKTPLRMKWLFKGMPKPESIAYHSYHCYLIIFLLLSILEGVIGRRLPRGQYMTWLRRSNEPSTSSSEIVS, from the coding sequence ATGTTCAAAAGGATAAAGACAGTTGCGAGGCTGAAAACTCCTCTCAGAATGAAATGGCTATTCAAGGGTATGCCAAAGCCTGAAAGCATAGCTTATCACTCTTACCACTGCTACCTTATCATATTCCTGCTACTGAGCATTTTAGAAGGAGTGATAGGGAGAAGGCTCCCAAGAGGGCAGTATATGACATGGTTGAGGCGTAGTAACGAGCCTTCAACTTCCAGCTCAGAGATAGTTAGTTAA
- a CDS encoding GTP-binding protein, with amino-acid sequence MKRRVKLGHHYYYIVTPDELKNGKYKGKNVVVEGEIESKPVIEFLPMELPSYRTIFTLAGLKIEFSGTPYVKSGEKIKVYGVFVGDGIIARAIETEGAIYLTEE; translated from the coding sequence ATGAAGAGGAGGGTGAAACTTGGCCATCACTATTATTATATAGTAACTCCAGACGAACTCAAAAATGGGAAGTATAAGGGCAAAAACGTTGTGGTAGAGGGAGAAATTGAGAGCAAACCTGTAATTGAATTTCTGCCAATGGAGCTTCCAAGTTATAGGACAATCTTTACGCTAGCAGGCTTAAAAATTGAGTTTTCAGGAACTCCTTATGTTAAATCCGGGGAAAAGATAAAGGTGTATGGAGTATTTGTTGGAGATGGAATAATAGCAAGGGCCATTGAGACTGAGGGTGCGATATATCTAACCGAGGAATGA
- a CDS encoding Era-like GTP-binding protein, producing MIKVAIIGAENVGKSTLMNALLGGRVSEVSEVPGTTKGTIRRYFGKVKLPKTMKNPFGGADELVLIDTAGLFDPEKEVRGKVLSEEKFKEVIKEIVNADVIIHMIDATKGLHRGMEKLHYMLKFRYEKPIIVVINKIDLVPREKVEELAKIVEKRLEQRPILLSLVTYEGFNELLNALAYYAQYAI from the coding sequence ATGATAAAGGTTGCGATCATAGGAGCTGAGAACGTTGGCAAATCAACTTTAATGAACGCACTACTTGGAGGAAGAGTTTCGGAGGTCTCTGAGGTTCCCGGAACTACCAAGGGAACCATAAGAAGATACTTTGGAAAAGTTAAGTTACCAAAGACTATGAAAAATCCTTTTGGAGGTGCCGATGAGCTAGTGCTTATAGATACGGCAGGTCTTTTTGATCCAGAGAAGGAAGTTAGAGGGAAAGTACTCAGCGAAGAGAAGTTTAAGGAAGTAATAAAAGAAATTGTGAATGCTGATGTTATAATCCACATGATAGATGCCACGAAGGGGCTTCATAGGGGGATGGAAAAGCTCCACTACATGCTCAAGTTTAGGTATGAAAAACCGATAATTGTTGTAATAAATAAGATAGACCTGGTTCCCAGGGAAAAAGTTGAAGAATTAGCAAAAATAGTAGAGAAAAGACTTGAGCAGAGGCCGATTTTACTCTCTCTAGTAACCTATGAGGGATTCAATGAACTTTTGAATGCGTTGGCTTATTATGCCCAATACGCTATCTAA
- a CDS encoding AAA family ATPase, which produces MRLKKLVVKNFKSLRNCEIELGKFNVLVGPNASGKSNLVEVFKLLRKIYVERDYNPFLEWWGYNNVVWAGREELPITIGMLFDVEGYDVYFEMTFTGTGGSFRILKEVIEVREYLTIEKKGRNVLLRYSEDFYRSIRKTLGLFDSLFVHPETELVLEAPEQSSLIFLISPEKPEDALVSEFLGRLFGILPLVGVRRLDDKKDIFVVSPKIKEDLVIHRFVKGFLQLLSFQQLKQLDIRKIKNPQHPRKETTLKEDASNLVPLLYNIWLREGRLPEEIAKPLSIVFPDTRVFFQLTEDGRVMMKVFEGDLELAPPSISDGFYKALAILTAVYLKPPLLIIDEIENSLHPETLELIIDTLKESESQVIITTHSPVVVDMVEPSELILVDKEKGETVFKRIEDPEKIKKFLNEKGITLSEGWLYGSLFEGD; this is translated from the coding sequence GTGAGGCTGAAGAAGCTCGTCGTTAAGAATTTCAAGAGTCTTCGGAACTGTGAGATTGAGCTCGGCAAGTTTAACGTTTTAGTTGGGCCGAACGCTTCTGGAAAGTCCAATCTTGTCGAGGTCTTCAAGCTACTTCGGAAAATCTATGTGGAGAGAGACTACAATCCTTTTCTCGAGTGGTGGGGATACAATAATGTCGTCTGGGCAGGCAGAGAAGAACTTCCCATAACAATTGGAATGCTCTTCGATGTTGAAGGCTACGATGTCTACTTCGAGATGACATTTACGGGAACAGGTGGAAGTTTTAGAATTTTGAAGGAGGTCATAGAGGTTAGAGAGTACCTAACTATCGAGAAAAAGGGTCGAAATGTTCTCCTTAGATATTCTGAAGACTTTTATAGATCAATAAGGAAAACCCTTGGACTTTTTGATTCATTGTTTGTTCATCCAGAAACTGAACTCGTGTTAGAGGCCCCTGAACAGAGTTCTCTTATTTTCTTGATATCCCCTGAGAAACCAGAGGATGCCCTTGTCTCGGAATTTCTAGGAAGGTTATTTGGTATTCTACCCCTTGTTGGGGTGAGGAGGCTCGATGATAAGAAAGATATTTTCGTGGTGTCTCCAAAGATAAAAGAAGATCTCGTTATTCATCGCTTTGTTAAAGGATTTCTCCAATTACTATCCTTCCAGCAACTTAAGCAACTTGATATAAGGAAAATTAAAAATCCCCAGCATCCTCGCAAAGAAACAACACTAAAAGAAGATGCCTCAAACCTTGTTCCCCTCCTCTACAACATATGGCTCCGGGAGGGAAGACTTCCTGAAGAGATAGCCAAGCCTCTCTCCATAGTCTTTCCAGACACAAGGGTTTTCTTCCAGCTGACCGAGGATGGTAGGGTCATGATGAAGGTTTTTGAAGGCGACCTTGAGCTTGCTCCTCCCAGCATCTCGGATGGATTCTATAAGGCTCTCGCGATACTTACCGCTGTTTACCTAAAACCTCCTCTCCTGATAATAGATGAGATAGAGAACTCCCTCCATCCCGAAACCCTTGAGCTCATTATTGACACGCTTAAGGAGAGCGAAAGTCAGGTAATAATAACTACCCACTCTCCAGTGGTTGTTGACATGGTTGAACCCTCCGAATTAATCCTCGTTGATAAAGAAAAGGGCGAAACAGTATTCAAGAGGATAGAAGATCCCGAGAAAATCAAAAAGTTCCTCAACGAGAAGGGGATTACCCTCAGCGAAGGATGGCTCTACGGCTCTTTATTCGAAGGAGATTAG
- a CDS encoding CDP-2,3-bis-(O-geranylgeranyl)-sn-glycerol synthase, whose protein sequence is MNPVFEAFWYILPAYFANSSPVILGGGTPMDFGRKWKDGRRILGDGKTWRGFFGGLIVGTLIGVIQYYLMPSYYGSLGLALKLAFLLALGTLVGDLIGSFIKRRLDLPRGYPAVGLDQWGFLISALCFAYPVKTIPTGEVLFLLVVTPIIHWGTNVFAYKMGWKSVPW, encoded by the coding sequence ATGAATCCAGTATTTGAAGCTTTCTGGTACATCCTTCCCGCTTACTTTGCAAATTCCTCCCCTGTTATCTTGGGTGGAGGAACTCCAATGGACTTCGGCAGGAAGTGGAAAGATGGAAGAAGAATCCTAGGGGACGGAAAAACTTGGAGAGGATTTTTTGGCGGCCTAATAGTGGGGACGCTCATCGGCGTCATCCAGTACTATTTAATGCCTAGTTATTATGGTTCTCTGGGGTTGGCACTTAAGCTGGCCTTTCTCCTAGCCTTGGGAACCCTAGTTGGTGATTTAATTGGTAGTTTCATAAAGAGAAGGCTAGATCTGCCCAGGGGATACCCAGCAGTTGGCCTTGACCAGTGGGGTTTTCTGATTTCAGCTTTATGCTTCGCCTATCCAGTAAAAACTATTCCTACGGGAGAAGTCCTGTTCCTGCTCGTTGTAACGCCAATAATCCACTGGGGCACGAACGTATTTGCCTACAAGATGGGATGGAAGAGCGTGCCTTGGTAG
- a CDS encoding OB-fold nucleic acid binding domain-containing protein, translating to MAVRDCPECHGTGKVKVGEKECPVCGGWGYVPADFNLSEHLKGYRNLQNIGVDEEVDEIPCPECHGKGVVPVYDTCPTCGGTGKVLVCDICGRVKGPWELGMETTWVCPECERKFKVVYVLDNACDYEDVEIGSYYKGVIDRVERFGVFVRLNKHVLGLIKKKDLLGKKQYIPGREIIVQVLDVRPDRKEIDFLEAPLTKYREVQVKKELPVTPIGELREELAGKTVKIRGKVTQVQVTGGPTVFTLTDGTGITWAAAFEAPGVRAYPNINVGDIVEVIGKVSFHAGKIQVEIIDMYRLWGPEAAEVKKRIEEELDRKAKPEDVGFLVKSEVLEALKPKIMQAAFMIRRAIFEGRPIILRHHADTDGYTAGVALETAIVPLIEKVAPDPDARWHLFKRRPSRAPFYELEDVLKDIIFMMEDHMRFGDELPLIVIVDNGGTSEDIPAYKRLKAYGVKIVVIDHHDPRDWVSEDKAAVDEYVDVHVNPHHVKRGYYELTAGMLATEVARFINPEVEDRIKHLPAIAGTGDRSKAPEFYQYLEYAKEKGLTEEDLKKIAEVIDHEAFYWKFMDGRGIIEEILLVTGNLQRHRMLIESIYPEVKAKQEKVLKAVLPHVKSVVLPNGIRFNTIDVEMYAPKFEYPSPGKLSGIIHDHFKEKYGEDSPIVTLAYGPDFAVVRASDGMAKYNFDLNKIVKVLEEKLPDAGVEGGGHSYAGSIKFFEGKRKEVLEAFAKEILKLKAGA from the coding sequence ATGGCTGTCAGGGATTGTCCCGAGTGTCACGGCACGGGTAAAGTAAAAGTTGGTGAGAAGGAATGTCCCGTCTGTGGTGGGTGGGGGTACGTTCCTGCTGATTTCAACTTAAGCGAGCACCTGAAGGGGTACAGGAACCTTCAGAACATTGGGGTTGACGAGGAAGTAGATGAAATTCCCTGTCCAGAGTGCCACGGTAAAGGCGTAGTTCCCGTCTATGATACGTGCCCAACCTGTGGTGGAACTGGGAAAGTTCTAGTATGCGATATCTGTGGGCGAGTAAAGGGGCCCTGGGAACTAGGGATGGAGACAACTTGGGTCTGCCCTGAGTGCGAGAGGAAGTTTAAGGTTGTGTACGTTCTGGACAATGCCTGCGATTATGAGGATGTTGAAATAGGTAGTTATTACAAAGGAGTGATTGACAGGGTTGAAAGATTTGGAGTTTTCGTGAGGTTGAACAAGCACGTTCTCGGACTAATAAAGAAGAAGGATCTCCTGGGCAAGAAGCAGTACATCCCTGGGCGGGAAATAATAGTCCAAGTATTGGACGTCAGGCCAGATAGGAAGGAGATAGACTTCCTTGAGGCACCTCTAACGAAGTACAGGGAAGTTCAAGTAAAGAAAGAGCTTCCAGTGACACCAATTGGTGAGCTTAGGGAGGAGCTGGCCGGCAAGACGGTGAAGATTAGGGGCAAGGTTACGCAGGTTCAAGTTACCGGTGGTCCAACGGTCTTCACCTTAACGGATGGAACGGGAATCACTTGGGCAGCAGCATTTGAAGCTCCAGGAGTTAGAGCATATCCAAACATAAACGTTGGAGATATAGTTGAGGTCATCGGAAAGGTTTCATTCCACGCGGGGAAAATCCAAGTTGAAATCATTGACATGTACAGATTATGGGGACCAGAGGCCGCTGAAGTCAAGAAGAGGATAGAGGAAGAGCTTGACAGGAAAGCTAAGCCTGAAGATGTTGGCTTCTTGGTTAAGAGCGAAGTTCTCGAGGCTCTTAAGCCTAAAATTATGCAGGCAGCCTTCATGATAAGGAGAGCTATCTTCGAGGGAAGGCCAATAATACTGAGGCATCACGCGGATACTGATGGCTATACAGCCGGAGTTGCCCTCGAAACTGCCATAGTTCCGCTAATCGAAAAAGTTGCTCCAGATCCAGATGCAAGGTGGCACCTCTTCAAGAGAAGGCCTTCAAGGGCCCCATTCTACGAGCTTGAAGACGTCCTAAAGGACATAATCTTCATGATGGAGGATCACATGAGGTTCGGGGATGAGCTACCCCTTATAGTTATAGTCGACAACGGAGGAACGAGCGAGGACATCCCAGCCTACAAGAGACTTAAAGCCTATGGGGTTAAGATAGTGGTCATTGACCACCACGACCCCAGGGACTGGGTAAGCGAGGATAAAGCAGCGGTTGACGAGTACGTTGACGTTCACGTCAATCCGCACCATGTCAAGAGGGGTTATTACGAGCTAACTGCAGGAATGCTTGCTACTGAAGTTGCCAGATTCATAAACCCGGAGGTTGAGGACAGGATAAAGCACCTCCCAGCTATAGCTGGAACTGGTGACAGAAGTAAAGCCCCAGAGTTCTACCAATACCTTGAGTACGCCAAGGAGAAAGGGCTAACCGAGGAGGACCTGAAGAAGATTGCAGAGGTAATTGATCATGAAGCATTCTACTGGAAGTTCATGGACGGCAGGGGGATCATCGAGGAGATTCTACTGGTTACGGGAAACCTCCAGAGACATAGAATGCTTATTGAGTCAATCTACCCAGAGGTCAAGGCGAAGCAGGAGAAAGTCCTTAAGGCCGTCCTGCCGCACGTTAAGAGCGTTGTTTTGCCCAACGGCATAAGGTTCAACACGATAGACGTTGAGATGTACGCTCCAAAGTTTGAATATCCAAGCCCAGGGAAACTCTCAGGAATAATACACGACCACTTCAAGGAGAAGTACGGGGAGGATTCTCCAATTGTGACGCTAGCTTACGGCCCAGACTTTGCCGTGGTCAGGGCAAGTGACGGAATGGCCAAGTACAACTTCGACCTAAACAAGATCGTCAAGGTTCTCGAGGAGAAGCTTCCGGATGCTGGAGTAGAGGGAGGGGGCCACAGTTACGCTGGCTCGATAAAGTTCTTCGAGGGTAAGAGGAAGGAAGTCCTTGAGGCCTTTGCCAAGGAGATACTCAAACTGAAGGCTGGTGCATGA
- a CDS encoding TIGR01177 family methyltransferase translates to MFYVEILGMIPEMAKAEVQALAELGYGKILGSDYLLVYGKVEDINVLNRLGLAHEYGVLIGSFESIDDLIEYSKGIEWKKLISGTFAVRKERMLNCSYEVENIDKRIGAIIHSQGFKVNLSKPDTLVRIYCGEKLWLGVRVREFKGKEFEGRKADKRPFSRPIALPPRIARAMVNLTRATREVLDPFMGTGGMLIEAGLMGLKVYGIDIREDMVEGAKINLEYYGVKDYVVKVGDATRIREAFPGKTFEAIATDPPYGTSTTLPMDRDELYKRALESMYEVLEGYLSIAFPADFNAVEVAESIGFKVLERFYQRVHSSLSRYFYVMKV, encoded by the coding sequence ATGTTCTATGTAGAAATCCTGGGAATGATTCCAGAAATGGCAAAAGCTGAGGTTCAGGCTCTAGCTGAACTTGGGTATGGAAAGATTTTGGGGTCAGATTACCTATTAGTATATGGTAAAGTCGAGGATATTAACGTTCTAAATAGGCTCGGCCTAGCTCACGAGTATGGAGTTCTGATAGGATCTTTCGAGTCAATAGATGATCTCATAGAGTACTCGAAAGGTATAGAGTGGAAAAAATTAATCTCAGGAACCTTTGCAGTAAGAAAGGAGAGAATGCTAAATTGTTCATATGAGGTAGAAAATATAGACAAAAGAATTGGGGCAATAATACACTCTCAGGGATTTAAAGTTAATTTATCTAAGCCAGATACCCTAGTAAGGATATACTGTGGAGAGAAACTCTGGCTTGGAGTGAGAGTTAGGGAGTTCAAGGGAAAGGAATTCGAGGGAAGGAAAGCCGACAAGAGGCCATTCTCGAGGCCAATAGCTCTACCTCCCAGGATAGCTAGGGCGATGGTAAACTTGACAAGGGCCACAAGAGAGGTACTTGATCCTTTCATGGGAACAGGAGGAATGTTGATAGAGGCCGGCTTAATGGGTCTTAAGGTGTATGGAATAGACATAAGGGAGGACATGGTTGAAGGAGCAAAGATAAACCTTGAGTACTATGGAGTCAAAGACTACGTGGTCAAAGTTGGAGATGCAACAAGAATAAGGGAAGCATTCCCAGGGAAGACCTTCGAGGCCATAGCCACAGATCCTCCTTATGGAACATCAACTACACTGCCAATGGACAGAGACGAGCTATACAAAAGGGCTTTGGAAAGCATGTATGAAGTCCTTGAGGGCTACTTAAGCATAGCATTTCCTGCTGATTTCAATGCCGTTGAAGTTGCAGAGTCAATAGGATTTAAAGTCCTCGAACGATTCTATCAGAGGGTTCACTCTTCCCTCTCAAGGTACTTCTACGTGATGAAGGTATAA